In Hippoglossus stenolepis isolate QCI-W04-F060 chromosome 20, HSTE1.2, whole genome shotgun sequence, the following are encoded in one genomic region:
- the btbd9 gene encoding BTB/POZ domain-containing protein 9, giving the protein MSNSHPLRPLASVSEIDHIHLLSEQLGALVLGEEYSDVTFIVEEKRFPAHRVILAARCHYFRALLYGGMKESQPQAEVCLEETRAEAFSMLLNYLYTGRASLSSAREEVVLDFLGLAHRYGLQPLEDSTSEFLRTVLHTNNVCLVFDVASLYSLSALSAACCAYMDRHAPEVLSSDGFLMLSKMALLTVVSRDSFAASEKEIFLALSRWSRHHGEGADSHEVMSAVRLPLMTLTEMLNVVRPSGLLSPDNLLDAIKTRSESRNMDLNYRGMLIPEENIATMKYGAQVVKGELKSALLDGDTQNYDLDHGFSRHPIEEDGRAGIQVKLGQSFIINHIRLLLWDRDSRSYSYYIEVSMDELDWVRVVDHSKVLCRSWQNLYFTPQVCRYVRIVGTHNTVNKVFHLVAFECMFTNHSFTLEDGLVVPSENVATIASCASVIEGVSRSRNALLNGDTRNYDWDSGYTCHQLGSGAIVIQLAQPFSIGSLRLLLWDCDERSYSYYIEVSTNQQQWTKVLDRTRVACRSWQTLMFDKQPASFIRIVGTHNTANEVFHCVHFECPAQLDTEVKEGSPGLNSSDSDAASQHPRPQRPSRSHSLLPSQPSSPSSSSSQSHL; this is encoded by the exons ATGAGTAACAGTCACCCCCTGCGACCACTTGCCTCTGTGTCGGAGATCGACCACATCCACCTGCTGTCGGAGCAGCTGGGCGCCCTGGTGCTCGGCGAGGAGTACAGCGATGTTACCTTCATCGTGGAGGAGAAGCGCTTCCCGGCGCACCGGGTCATCCTGGCAGCTCGGTGTCACTACTTCAG GGCCCTGCTGTATGGGGGGATGAAAGAGTCCCAGCCCCAGGCGGAGGTGTGTCTGGAGGAGACACGGGCCGAAGCCTTCTCAATGCTGCTAAACTACCTGTACACAGGACGGGCCAGCCTCAGCTCCGCTCGAGAAGAGGTGGTGCTGGACTTCCTGGGCTTGGCTCACCGCTACGGCCTGCAGCCGCTGGAGGACTCCACCTCTGAGTTCCTCCGCACCGTCCTGCACACCAACAACGTCTGCCTGGTGTTTGACGTAGCCAGTCTCTACTCTCTGAGCGCACTCAGTGCAGCCTGCTGTGCCTACATGGACAGACATGCACCTGAAGTGTTGAGCTCTGATGGTTTCCTCATGCTCTCTAAG atgGCTCTTCTGACTGTGGTCAGCCGAGACTCATTCGCTGCCAGCGAGAAGGAGATCTTCCTGGCCTTGAGTCGCTGGAGTCGGCACCACGGGGAGGGAGCTGACTCGCATGAGGTGATGTCGGCGGTGCGGCTGCCACTCATGACCCTGACGGAGATGCTGAACGTGGTGCGACCGTCCGGCCTTCTGAGCCCAGACAACCTGCTGGATGCCATTAAGACCCGCTCTGAGAGCCGCAACATGGACCTCAACTATCGGGGAATGCTTA TACCAGAGGAGAACATCGCCACCATGAAGTACGGAGCTCAGGTGGTGAAAGGGGAGCTGAAGTCAGCGCTGCTGGACGGAGACACCCAGAACTACGACCTCGACCATGGCTTCTCCAGACATCCTATTGAGGAGGACGGCAGGGCGGGGATCCAGGTCAAACTGGGACAATCGTTCATTATCAACCACATACGCCTCCTGCTGTGGGACAGAGATAGCCG GTCGTACTCCTACTACATCGAGGTGTCAATGGATGAGCTGGACTGGGTGCGTGTTGTAGACCATTCCAAGGTCCTCTGCCGCTCCTGGCAGAATCTGTACTTCACGCCACAAGTTTGCAG GTACGTTCGCATCGTGGGAACACACAACACGGTCAACAAGGTTTTCCACCTCGTGGCTTTTGAATGCATGTTCACCAACCACTCATTTACCCTGGAGGACGGACTTGTGG TGCCCAGCGAGAATGTGGCGACCATCGCGTCCTGTGCCAGTGTCATCGAGGGTGTGAGCCGTAGCAGAAATGCCTTGCTCAACGGCGACACGCGCAACTACGACTGGGACTCTGGATACACCTGCCATCAGCTGGGTTCTGGAGCCATCGTCATCCAGCTGGCTCAGCCCTTCTCCATCGGATCCTTAAG GCTGCTGCTTTGGGACTGTGACGAGCGCTCCTACAGTTACTACATCGAAGTCTCCACCAACCAGCAGCAGTGGACGAAGGTGTTGGACCGCACCAGGGTGGCGTGTCG ATCATGGCAGACCTTGATGTTTGATAAGCAGCCTGCTTCCTTCATCCGTATTGTTGGGACTCATAATACTGCGAAtgag GTGTTCCACTGTGTTCACTTTGAGTGTCCAGCCCAGCTCGACACAGAGGTCAAGGAAGGAAGTCCTGGCCTGAATTCGTCTGACTCTGACGCCGCCTCCCAGCATCCACGTCCCCAGCGACCTTCACGGTCACACAGCCTGCTGCCCTCCcagccctcctccccctcatcgTCGTCCTCACAGTCCCATCTCTAA